AGCCGCCAAGTAATGGATCATCTTTGGTGTCTGCATGCCATTGCAAATGCATATTAATGTTTTCGCGTTGTAATAACGCATACATCTTATCACTATACAATGTTTTAAAACCTATATGTTTTTCGAACCAAGCTATATCGCGCTCAATATTCTGACTTGGTAAAACTGGCGCTACTTCTAAAAGTCTAGTTCTCATAGTTTTCTAAAATTATAAATTAAAACTCAAACTTTAATTGTACACTGACAGATTTTTTC
This DNA window, taken from Winogradskyella sp. PC-19, encodes the following:
- a CDS encoding glyoxalase/bleomycin resistance/extradiol dioxygenase family protein; the protein is MRTRLLEVAPVLPSQNIERDIAWFEKHIGFKTLYSDKMYALLQRENINMHLQWHADTKDDPLLGGSVIRIMVDDIKPIFEEFVERKTVTPEKLNLKTAWNTNEFGFYDLNNNVVFFVERL